The following nucleotide sequence is from Synchiropus splendidus isolate RoL2022-P1 chromosome 1, RoL_Sspl_1.0, whole genome shotgun sequence.
GGTTTGTAGGTGGAATGAAGCACATATTCATGAGCTGTTATAGTTCTTatcagttttctttgttttgcattccattttcaatttgtttcttatcatattcttttgtttgtgtgtgtgtgtgtgtgtgtttttttttctcccctcaaCAAGGTGCCTCAGTCTGCAGTGCTGCAGGTCAGGTACTTGTCAGGGGAGAGAGGTGGCGGAAGAAAAGGATTTCTGGGTGAGTTTCTTGACAACCTGAAACAGGAGCTCAGCAAGAAcaaggaaatgaaagagaacATCAAGAAATTTCGAGAAGAAGCCAAAAAGCTTGAGGAGTCTGACGCACTGAAGCAAGCCCGACGGAAATATGTTGGTACCAGACGCTTCCACGCCTGGGTTTACTTTGAACAAAATGTATTAACTGCTGAATTGTTCTTGCACAGAAAACTATTGAATCTGAAACAGTGAAGACGTCAGAAGTTCTAAAGAAGAAGTTGGGGAACCTCTCTGAGACAGTTAAGGAGGTAAATGAGTCGAATGTTTTGGCTGGACTTGACACCTATTCTGTCCATTCTGTCGAGAAATCTTGCTTGTGCTTGCACAGGGACTAGAAGAGGTGGGTCGGACAGACATTGGAAAGAAAATCAAAGAGGGGATGGAGGAGGCAGCCAAGACTTCAGCTGAGACTGTCTCAAAAAGCGGGGAAATGCTCGGCAAGACTGGAGCGTTCAAAGCAATATCACAGGTCAGTTTAAAGTTTTTTAATGCCATGCCTCAACGAAATTATTATTTCGTTATGTACTGCATCAGTTGAAGACCATCCGACCACAGTTTTGCTGACCCTTGGTTGTGTTTCACCCAAGTAGTAATGTGTCAGTCACGCTTTTCTTTGTTATCGTCCATATTCAGGGTGTAGAGAGTGTCAAGAAGGAGATTAGTGATTTAGGCCACACTGGTCCATATCGTCCACCTGCACGGTTGAGGAAGAGGACAGAGTTCTCTTCAAAAGGAGCTGCGGATGACAGCAAAGTCTTTGAAGCCAATGAGTATGTGATGGAAAACTTCGCAAGTATATTTATAATTGATACTGCAGACGCACTCACTTCCGCTGAGCCGCTCATTTTCACCCATTCTGTGCTCCCCTCCCTCGTGTTATTGCCCTGTGTTAGGGATGGATGTCTGCCAGCAGATGTCTGTAGTGCCTGACACTGGCTTATAAAGACGCGGTTATAGTTGACAACCTTCTGTTGAGGTGTTTTACTTTAAGTACCATTTGTGTTCCACAGGGAAGCCATGGGTGTGGTCCTCCACAAGGACTCCAAGTGGTACCAGCAGTGGAAGGATTTCAAAGACAACAATGCTGTGTTCAACCGTAGGTCAACATGAATTTGACTGGAAGTGTGGAATCCTTTTCTTGATGTTGACCGGTGCTGACATACAGAGCCAGCGCATCAACTGGGATTCTCAAGGTATCGTTTTTGTCCAGGgttctttgaaatgaaaatgaagtacGATGAGAGCGACAATGCCTTCATACGAGCGTCCCGCGCGGTCACCGACAAAATGACCGACCTCATCGGTGGGTACTGTCGTTTGTAGGACTCGAACTCAAAGGCGGGTCTAAGCTGAAGTTCATCTGACTTCCTCAGGTG
It contains:
- the timm44 gene encoding mitochondrial import inner membrane translocase subunit TIM44 codes for the protein MASPLCRCYQLCLRRGLVSVPHSSLLLHNRPCVYRIRGLPTSPSQVPQSAVLQVRYLSGERGGGRKGFLGEFLDNLKQELSKNKEMKENIKKFREEAKKLEESDALKQARRKYKTIESETVKTSEVLKKKLGNLSETVKEGLEEVGRTDIGKKIKEGMEEAAKTSAETVSKSGEMLGKTGAFKAISQGVESVKKEISDLGHTGPYRPPARLRKRTEFSSKGAADDSKVFEANEEAMGVVLHKDSKWYQQWKDFKDNNAVFNRFFEMKMKYDESDNAFIRASRAVTDKMTDLIGGLFSKTEMSEVLTEILKVDPSFDKDAFLKQCENDIIPNILEAMIRGELEVLKDWCYEATYSQLAHPIQQAKAMGLRFHSKILHIDSIDLAMGKMMDQGPVLIITFQAQLVLVVRNSKGEVVEGDPEKVLRMMYVWALCRDQEELNPNAAWRLLDISASSTEQIL